DNA sequence from the Streptomyces sp. MST-110588 genome:
GCCGCCGGTGCCCTTGAGGGTCACCTGGCTGCCCTGCTTGATCTTGCCCTCGGTCTTGGCGGCCTCACCGAACATGCCGACCGCGGTGACGAGCCGGGGGGTGTACCCGACGAACCACGCCGACTTGTTGTCGTCGGAGGTGCCGGTCTTGCCCGCTGCCTGGTAGTCGGTGTTGCCGATGGCTTCCTTGGCGGTGCCGTCGTCGACCACACCGCGCAGCACGGAGGTGAGGGTGTCCGCGGTCTTCGGGCTCAGGACCGGATCACCGACCGGGTCGGGGAGTTCGTGATCCTTGTCCCTCTTGGTGGCCTTGATGACCAGCGCCGGTTCGACCTTCTTGCCGTGCGCGTCGAGGGTGGCGTAGACGCCTGCCATCTGGAGCGGGCTGGCGCCCATCGTGCCGAGCGTCATGGCGGGCTTGACGTCCATCTTGCTGCCGTCCATGCCCATGTCGACGGCGGTCTTCTTGACCTTGTCCAGGCCGACGTCCGCGCCCATCTGCGCGAAGACGGAGTTGACGGAGTTGTTCGTCGCCTGCTGGACGGTGATCCGGCCGTAGGTGTGCTCGTCCTCGTTGGGCGGCGCGAAGTAGATGGTGCCGCCCACGACCGGGCGCCGGTTGCGGCCGTCATAGATCGTGTGGGGCCTGATCGGGAGCCCCTCCTGGGTCTTGGACTGGTTCTCCAGGGCCGCGGCGAAGATCAGCGGCTTGAAGGTGGAGGCGGGCTGGTAGTCCGAGCGCAGCGCGTTGTTCACGTAGTGCTGGGTGTACCCGGCGCCGCCGTACATCGCCACGACGTGGCCGTTCTTGGGGTCCACCGATACGGCGCCGAGCTGGGCGTCGGCGTCCACCGGGCGGCTCTTGGGCTTCAGGTCGTCGGTGAGCTTGTTCTTGACGGCCTTCTCCAGCTCCTGCTGCTTGTGCCGGTCGATGCCGAGCGTGATGGTCCAGCCGCCGGCCGCGAGCTCCTTCTCGTCGACGCCCTTCTTGTACAGCTCCTCGTTGGCGGCCTTGATGAAGTAGCCGACCTGGCCCTTCAGTCCGGGCAGCGGCTTGGGGGCCTTCGGCTTCTGGAACTTCTCCGCCTGCCGCCGGGCGGGGTCCAGCCACTTCATCTCGACCATGTTGTTGAGCGTGTAGGCCCAGCGTTCCTGGACGCGCTTCTTGCCGGCCGGGCTGGCCTGCGCCCAGTCGTACTGGCTCGGGGCCTGGAGCAGCGAGGCGAGGTAGGCGCCCTGCGAGACGTTCAGCTTCTCGACGTCCACGCCGTAGTACGCGCGGGCCGCGGCCTGGATGCCGTAAGCGTTCCGGCCGTAGTAGCTGGTGTTGATGTAGCCCTCAAGGATCTTGTCCTTGTCGTACTTGTTGTCGACCTTGAGGGAGATCACGATCTCCTGGAGCTTGCGGCTGACCGTCTGCTCCTGGGTGAGGTAGTTGTTCTTGACGTACTGCTGGGTGATCGTCGAGCCACCCTGCTTGCCCTTGCCCAGGAGAGTGTTGAGGATGCCGCGCGCGGTGCCCATCAGGCTGATGCCGGAGTCCTGGTAGAAGGACTTGTTCTCGGCGGCGACGAAGGCGTGCTGGACGGGCTCGGGGACCTTCTTGATGTCGACCCACTCGCGGTTCATCTTGCCCGTGCGGGCCATGACGGTGCCGTCGGAGTACTTGTAGACGTTGCCCTGGGCGATCGCGTCCGCGTTGGCCTTGTCGGGGATGGGCACGTACAGGTACAGGCCGATGAAGGCCAGGATGCCCAGCAGGCACACCGAGAAGAAGTAGATCAGCAGCTTCTTCCAGGTGAAAAAGCGCCGTATGCCGCTTTTCTTCTGCTTCTTGGCACGGCGTGAGCGCGCCTGCTGCGCCCTTCTGACGTCCGCTCGGCCCATCGCTTCCGTAACTCCAGTCTTTCCGCCCCCAGTAACTCAGCTCACGAAGCTAACACCGCATCTGTCAGCAAATACTCATCGATCACGGCTTTTTCGTACGTGACAAAGAGCACTCGCATCCGAGGGAACCACCGGCCGGACTTGCGCAACCCTACCGGGCACCTCATAAACTGCTA
Encoded proteins:
- a CDS encoding transglycosylase domain-containing protein, with product MGRADVRRAQQARSRRAKKQKKSGIRRFFTWKKLLIYFFSVCLLGILAFIGLYLYVPIPDKANADAIAQGNVYKYSDGTVMARTGKMNREWVDIKKVPEPVQHAFVAAENKSFYQDSGISLMGTARGILNTLLGKGKQGGSTITQQYVKNNYLTQEQTVSRKLQEIVISLKVDNKYDKDKILEGYINTSYYGRNAYGIQAAARAYYGVDVEKLNVSQGAYLASLLQAPSQYDWAQASPAGKKRVQERWAYTLNNMVEMKWLDPARRQAEKFQKPKAPKPLPGLKGQVGYFIKAANEELYKKGVDEKELAAGGWTITLGIDRHKQQELEKAVKNKLTDDLKPKSRPVDADAQLGAVSVDPKNGHVVAMYGGAGYTQHYVNNALRSDYQPASTFKPLIFAAALENQSKTQEGLPIRPHTIYDGRNRRPVVGGTIYFAPPNEDEHTYGRITVQQATNNSVNSVFAQMGADVGLDKVKKTAVDMGMDGSKMDVKPAMTLGTMGASPLQMAGVYATLDAHGKKVEPALVIKATKRDKDHELPDPVGDPVLSPKTADTLTSVLRGVVDDGTAKEAIGNTDYQAAGKTGTSDDNKSAWFVGYTPRLVTAVGMFGEAAKTEGKIKQGSQVTLKGTGGNGRVNGGSYPARVWAEYTGNALGKDTDAKFDLDTSLDPGVSAPPVAPPSHTATAPTTPPPSSTKPPTNTPSKPATTKPPTPPTHTSNKPTPTRTPPSSPPHTPPDGQTGDNGDGGTDGQIGGPGGPDQ